The window TCTGCCGTTCTTCGTCCCGATTATCAGCAGACGCTTTCGGTGCTGTGGAACGCCGTAATCTGCGGCATCTACTACCCGCGGTCTGACCCTGTAACCCAGGCTACTGAACTGTCCACAGATATGCTCGAGAACAGACTCGCCAGCTTCGTTGGTAGCCGAGGACATCCCCTCGACGTTCTCCATGAGAAATGCGGATGGCTCGTATTTATCAACGGCGTCCCGGAGCCGCTCCCAGAGCTGTGTTCGACTGTCGGTGGTGGCATCACGGCCCTCCAGCGAGTTCAGTTTCGAGCGTCCGACCACAGAAAACGGAGGGCAGGGTGGGCCGCCCGCCACCAGGTCGATTCCGGTCTCGAACTCGGGGAGCGTATAACCCGAGAGGTCCGCCGTCGTGCAGTCGACATCAGGGTGATTCTCCCGATACGTTTCCACCGCTGCTTCGTCGTTATCTACTGCCCACTCGACCTCGAACCCGGCCCATTCGAGTCCGGTAGAGAGACCCCCAGCTCCGCAGAACAGATCGATCGCAGAGAGCGAATCAGCCGCCATACCGGTACTGCTGGCGCCAGCAGTCAAGAAGTTTGAGAACTGCGGTCAGTCGTCAGTGCTCGCGACGGCTGCCTCCGTGGCTTCCGTTTCGAGCCCCGGAGCATCAGTGAGGTACTCACCGAGGATCGAGGCGATCCGTTCCCCGAGCAGAGGGGGGACTGCGTTGCCGATCTGGCGGAACTGACTGGTGAACGGGCCAAGGAAGACGTACGAATCAGGGAACGACTGGAGACGGGCAGCCTCACGGGGAGTTATTCCGCGACTCCGGCTGCTATCCTGTTTCGACTCATCAGGTCGGGCGTACTCGTAGTAGTCGGGAAGGATGAAGCTGTTCCCATCCTTGGCCAGATGCGCAACGATGGTCGGTGAGGGCTGATCCCAGTGGAGCATCCGGTACTTGTCCTTGAATGCCGGGTTCTCCTCTGTCCCGACGTTGTACTCGATGAGATGGCCGTAATCCGTTCTGTACTTCACGTCCCAGCCGGTATCTCCTGGTTCCATCACCTCGCTGAACAGCTTCCGGTCTTTCTCCATCGGGTGTTCGCGAGCCCGGTGGTTGTACGTCAGCCGCGTCCCGCCAGCCAGCTCGTTGTCTCGAACGTAATCACTGGCCCGGCCAGGAGCCCGTCCAGCCACGACACCGCCCCCCTCTCCTCTCCGCAGTCGAGGGAGATTAGAAAGGGCCTGCTGGATCGTTGTCTCTGGCGTTTCCGCCGGGGACATGTCATCGAAGAACCCCTCCACATGTCCTTCGGGGTCGGGGACGGCATCCTCGCGCGTGCCGAACAGCACTACACGGTCGCGGTATTGCGGTATTCCGAACGTCGAACAGTCGAGGAGCTGGTGGTCGGTAGTATACCCCATCTCGGACAGTGCTGCCTCGACATCGTCGATGACACGCCGCTCGCTGTCTCCCAGCGAACTCAGAATCCCCTCGACGTTCTCCATGATGATGTACCGTGGTTCGAGCGTTTCGAGTAGAGAGACGTAGTGCTGGTAGAGCCGGGTCCGTGGGTCCTCCAGTACGCTGTACGAATCGTCGTCTGCCAGTCGCGACCGATAGCCGGCGACGGAGAGGGCCTGGCATGGGGGGCCACCAACGACGACATCGACCTCCGGAGCGAGGTCCTCAATCTGTCCCGGGTCTTCTGCAATGTTGCCGATGTCTTCGCACCGGATCTGTCGGTGGGGGATCTCGGGGTGGTTGAGCCGATACGTATCCGTCGCGTCCTGTTCCTGGTCGATCGCGAGGGCCACGTCGAATTCGGGCGCACCGACTCCTCGCGTGAACCCATGTGAGAGGCCTCCAGCTCCACAGAACAGATCGACGACGGTCAGGGTCTCCTCATTCCCACTCGCTGCCTGTTCGTGGATACGGTGAGAGAGCGTGAACTGTCGCAGTTCGCAGTCGGCAGTCGAGTGGTCGCCGGAGCAGTAGTGTGCGTGGGCGGCAAGCGCTCGATGGAGGGGCGGAATCTGTCGATCAGTGAGCTCCTCCTCGAGCTCGTGATGCCGACCGCTCCCGGATACATCAGCCGGGTCGAGTAGCCCGAGCTCGGCGAGGAGTCCATCGACGCCATCGGCCGCGGGCCAGACGGGCTTGTCGAACGCAGTCAGAAGTAGCCACCATGCCTCCGGATCATCTACCCCGGGCAGCCCAGCGAGCATCTCGTGCAGATACTCGTAGGAGACCGAGGGGAGGTCAGTGAGCGTCGTGCCCTCTGTGTAGCGGTGCTCGTCGATAGCCGCGAGCGCTTCCTGTAGCCGGCTCACGGCCGTATCATCCAGCACACGCCCCCCCTGCGATTCGCGGGCCGCGCGCTGGAGCCGATCACGCCCGGCAGACGCGATATCGCTCCAGGAACCAACCCGCTCCCGAAGGGCACCAATCAGGTTCCGTTCGTCCCGTGCGAAGTAGTGTTCGACGACCGAGTCGCTGTTCGAGATCACGACAGCTGCGACGGCGTCGAGCGGGTCGTCGCTGCCGTGGAGTGGGTCACCACAGGCGCAGGCCGCCCCATCCCGGTCTTCCGATGGTGTCCAGATGCGCTCGTAACAGCACGGGTAGGAACCGTCGTCCTTGCTCCGAGAGCGGGCGAGCATGACCGGTGTCGAGTCGGGACAGGCGCACGGAACACTCCACTGTCGCTGTTGCTGTTCTGCGGCAAGCGTGTCTGTCAGGAATCTAATGTGACGTAGCAGGAACTCGCGGTGTTCCGTTCGCTCGCTGTCTGGGCAGTCGGCTACCGCCGGTAGCCGGCCACCTGGTTCTTGACAGCCGTGGTCACTCATGACATCCTCCGTACAGGATGCGACCCTCCCTCGCGGCCGGCACAGCACCTTCAGGCGACGGAGTCATGACGACCATCTACACCCTGTTGATAACTGGCTAGAATAAAACATTTATGCCACATCTGCTGCCCCGCAAGGGGGATAGTGATATTGCCGTGCGGTACCTGCTAGATCCCAGAGGTGTCAGTTCGGGATGCCAGATGATACCGGGAGCGTCGATCTTCCCTTCGGCCGGACCACGGCGACTGCGGCTGAGCTCGCCCAGCAGGCGGACCAGAAAACCGCCTGCTCACTGCTCGCGGAGAACGGCACCCCCGACCCCACGAGACGGCTTTCGCTGTTCTTCCAGCAGGTACCTGAACTGCTCCAGTGGCTGGAGGCAAACGGGCGCCACTTCCCCTGGCGGAACACAACCGATCCGTGGAGGGTCTACCTCTCCGAAATCCTGCTCCAGCGGACCCGTGCAGAGGCGGTCAATGAGCTGTATGGATCGTTCTTCGAGCAGTTTCCCCACCCGGAAGCGCTCCATCAGGCTTCTGACGAGGAGATTCATAGCCTTATCCAGACCCTGGGGTTCGGGAATCAGCGGACGAGGACGCTGAACGAGGTTGCCGAACTCGTCGTCACTGAACACGGCGGAGAGGTTCCCCAGTCACTCGAGGAGCTCCAGCGACCATGGCGGGTGGGTCCATACTCCGCCCGGGCGACGATGCTCTTCGCGTACGGGGAACCGCTCGCCCTGGTCGACACTAACTTCGCCCGGGTCACCGAGCGTGTGTTCGGCTACGAGATGCCCACGCAGCCACACAAGAGCGACGAGGTCTACCAGCTACTGGATGCTCTCGTCCCCGCCGAGCCCGCCCTGTGTCGGAGCGTCAATCTGGCACTGCTGGATCTGGCTGATGCGATCTGTACGCCATCGGAACCCCGGTGTGATGTCTGTCCGCTCGCCGAAGGCTGCCTGTACGCTTCTCCCGGTGAGTAGTTGCCAGCCGGGCATCTCGGCGGGCCATTACATCCCGATAACGACCGCGGCGTTGACCAGTTCGGGTTCCTCCGGAACGACGACCTCCTCCTCTTCCAGACGCGAGAGCTCCGCTTCCCGCTCGCTACGGAGATCAGCAAGCTTCCGTTCGGTCTGGTTAACTAGGACCTGCACGTCCTCTTCGGGGTCGCTCGCACGCTGCCTGTATCGCTCGAGTCGTTCCTCCTGCTCCTCGATCCGGCTCTCGAAGTAGCGCCGTGCATGCTTGCGCTTGATCTCGATCTCGCGAGAGCGCTCCGACTGGGCCTCCTCTGCGAGCTCGTTGACGCGCTCCCAGGCCTCTGTCTCTGCAACCTCGATGAGGTCGTCTGCTACCTCTGAAACGGTTGCAACCTCCTCGAATCCGGGTGCATCACCGGGCGGAATCCCTCCAACGATTTCCGGATTCTCGGTTATTGTTCCATCTGGCTGCACGTAGATCTGGGCGAGCCGTTCGGTGACCGTATCGCCACGCCCCGACTGGTATCCAAGCCGGTAGTTGCAGAGCAGTCCCGGAGTCGGTGTCTCCTCCGACCCGACCCTCACAGCCGTCTGGCCGCCGACTGCGTCAGCTCTGAGACAGAACTCGACGATGTTCTGGACCAGTGGGTGGTCGAGGGCGAGGAACGTCAGCTCGTCGTCCTCCTGTGCGAGGTCCCGAGAGAAGGTCGCCCGATCGTACCTGCTCTCGACCTCGCCGCCGTCGATGACATCCGGTACGATCAGCTGGAACACGTCGCCGCCCTCGCGTGCTGGTCCCGGATGTGTTCCCCTGATCTCGCCATCGAAGAGGTCGAAGAAGCTCCGGACGAGTGTCTCGATATCTGTCTCGCTAACCTGCTCGGTGCGGGATTCCTCGATTACATCGAGGATTTCGCGGTCCTCCGCACTGAGGTCGAACCGGTCGCGGATCAGGAAGTCCTCCTCTATTCGCCTGATTGCATCCTCGTGTTCCTCGACGGTCTCGTCGACCATCTCGGCGAACTGCTCGACGGACTGGTCCTTCGCGATGGCCGTCATGATCTGGTTCTCGAGGTCGAACTCGTCGAGTACCATCCCCAGCACGTCAGAGCTCATCCCCAGCGTCGACTCGATCTCCTCGACCTTCTCCATCAGCACCTCGAGAATGTCGCTCTCGCGGGTGTCGCTGACGAACAGGTTCCGTATCTCGACGGTGTGTTCCTGTCCATAGCGGTGGAGTCGGCCGATCCGCTGGTCGATACGGATGGGGTTCCAGGGCAGGTCGTAGTTCACCATGATGTGCGCGAACTGCAGGTTCAGCCCCTCGCGTGCTGCGTCCGTCGCAAGCATGATGTTCGCCTCGTCACGGAACTTCTCGAGTTCGCGCCGGCGCTGGTCCTGGCTCAGATCGCCGTATATCTGCGCGACATCGTGATTGCTGAAGACCCGCTCCCGCAGGTACTCGAGGGTGTCTGTGTACTCGGTGAAGATGAGCACCTTCTCGTCGGGGTCCTCCCCCAGCACGCCGTCGACGAACTCGCGGAGCCGCTCCGCCTTCGAGTCGGTCTGGATGCTCTTCGCCTGGTTGTATAGGTCCCGGACGATGTCCAGCTCCTGTTCGATGGCTCCGCCGCCCTGCCCCAGCGTCACTTCGCCGAGCTCCTCCTCGACGCGCTCGCGCTGTGCGTCCGTGAGCATCTCGGGGTCCGTACGGTACTGGTCCAAGAGACTCTTCACGAGACTCGAGAGGTCGTCCGGGTCCTTCCCGCCGCTCTTGAGCGTCTCGAGTCGCTTCTTCAGCGACTTCCGGATGGCGTAGATGCTGGAGACCAGTCGTTTCTGGTAGATCGCCATCGCGAACCCGACGGCGTTGTTGTCCTCCCGCTCGGCGAGGTTATAGTGCTCGCTGATGTAGTCCGTGACGTTGTCGTAGAGGGCGCGCTCCTCGTCAGTGAAACTCACGGGGAGCGTCTCGATGTTCTTCTCGGGGAACATGCGCGAGCCGTCGGGCTCGTACATGTCCTCCTTCAACCGTCGGATCATCAGGTCATCGAGCGCGTCGGGGGTGATGTCGTGCTCGTCCCGGAACCGGTAGGGGGCGAGCAGGTCCATCATGAAGTAGAACTGGTCTGCCTTCCCCTTGTGTGGCGTCCCCGTCAGGAACAGCAGCCCCTCGGAGTTTCGTGCAACTGCCTTGCCGACCCGGTACCGTTCGGTCGTCTCCTTCGTGTTGTTTCCTTTCCGTCGGGCGGTCAGGTGGTGGGACTCGTCGAACACCGCGATGTCCCACTCCTGCTCGAGGTTCTGGAGGGCTGCAAGCAGGTCGTCTTGCTTGGCGAAGTCGATGGAGGTGATGATGCGGTCGTCGTGGGTCCAGACGTTCTCGTTCGGGTGGGCCTTCCGTTTCGCCTCGACGTAGCCACGGTCGTAGATCTGGTAGTCGCGGTCGAACTTGTCGCGCATCTCCTCCTGCCACTGGACCGTCAGTGGTGCCGGCGTGACGATGAGCACACGGTCGGCACGCCCGCGAGCGATGAGTTCCTCGATGACGATGGCGGCCTCGATGGTCTTCCCGAGCCCTACCTCGTCGCCGATGAGATAGCGATGGTCGAGCGAGTTGAGAACCTCGTAGGCGGCCTGGACCTGGTAGGGCTCGATGTCGATACGGCTGCCCGTGAGCGCGACGAAGCGATCCTGCCGGTGGGCGAGCCCGAGCTCGGCGGCCTTCAGCCGGAGGTCGAACCGTTCGGGGCTATCGAACTCGCCCTTGCCGAGGAGGTCCACTCCGGTATCGAGCTTCTCGATGTTCATCGAGCTCGGGCGCTTCTCGAGTCCGTCCTCGGTATGGATGTGGAGCAGACATGGGCCCGTCTCCCGGTGGTCTATTTTGGAAATCTCACCCTGTCCCCCGGCGAACGAGACCATATCGCTGACCTCGAACCCGCAATCGCAGTCGGTCACTGTCTGATGTCGAAGGCGTCGCTATCCTATTACCTTTTCTGGGCTTCAGAGAGGATATTTCAGTTCAGCAGTGGAGGGAAAAGATTAGTGACCAGAATCGTATCCAGCGAGCGATGGACCTCGATGATTCCCTGCGAGACAGCATCTATACACATATCGATCAGATCACGCAATGGTCCCTCTCCAGTTTTGACAGGGAGGTCGACGTTATCGACAAGACCGTCGATACACTGGACGGATTCGAGGATTCGAACGGAGGGCAGAGTGCGAAATTCAAAACCAAGAAGATGCACCCGTCGCCGAAGGTTGATTTCTCGGGGCCCAGATGGAGTGGAAATAAAGCCAATGCGGACTGGATTGACCGCAAGAACGCCGAACTTGCGGACCTGATGTTTGTCGCGAATCGTCTCAGGGGCAATACCGTCGTCAGTAGACGCGTAATGATATCCCAGACGAAGTTCACCAGGGGGGCGTCGAAAAAGTGGAAGTGGAAAGTCAGGATGCACCAGTTCCATCTGCTGGACAGCCTCCCGGAGATCGAGTTCGTCGAGCCAGCTACTGGCGAACGGTTCGATATCGACCCCGATAACCGATCGTTCACGACCTACAGCTTCGCCAGTGATCACTACTTTCCCTTCTTCAACACGACCGCGAAGATGCAGGAGTTCATGAGTTCGACGCAGGGAGTCAAGAGCACTACCTTCGATCCCACTCCTGATGCTCCGCACGGGTTCCAGGTATTCAGGGGGATGCTGAAGCGGTTCGTTCTCGGTATGTACGGTGAGCGGTTCAGCGCAGACGATACTGTGGGCGAGATGATTCAGCATATGTACGATAACGCCACGTTCGACCAGGGTAGCTCTCCGAACACGCTGACAGACGGAGGACAAACGGAAATGAACGACCCGGCGACCGCAGTCGTCCAGATTGATCTTGGTCTGGAGAACCAGGAGGCGAACTTCGATGAACTCGACAGCGACGGACCGCGCCTCTGACCTGGGCTGGCCACTTGCCTGGTCCCGCAGTGTCGCTCGGCAATGCCACCATTGAATACCCGGCAGTGTGTCGATCAGTCGCATGGGTAGGGCATACCGGGTCG of the Haloglomus salinum genome contains:
- a CDS encoding DNA cytosine methyltransferase; amino-acid sequence: MSDHGCQEPGGRLPAVADCPDSERTEHREFLLRHIRFLTDTLAAEQQQRQWSVPCACPDSTPVMLARSRSKDDGSYPCCYERIWTPSEDRDGAACACGDPLHGSDDPLDAVAAVVISNSDSVVEHYFARDERNLIGALRERVGSWSDIASAGRDRLQRAARESQGGRVLDDTAVSRLQEALAAIDEHRYTEGTTLTDLPSVSYEYLHEMLAGLPGVDDPEAWWLLLTAFDKPVWPAADGVDGLLAELGLLDPADVSGSGRHHELEEELTDRQIPPLHRALAAHAHYCSGDHSTADCELRQFTLSHRIHEQAASGNEETLTVVDLFCGAGGLSHGFTRGVGAPEFDVALAIDQEQDATDTYRLNHPEIPHRQIRCEDIGNIAEDPGQIEDLAPEVDVVVGGPPCQALSVAGYRSRLADDDSYSVLEDPRTRLYQHYVSLLETLEPRYIIMENVEGILSSLGDSERRVIDDVEAALSEMGYTTDHQLLDCSTFGIPQYRDRVVLFGTREDAVPDPEGHVEGFFDDMSPAETPETTIQQALSNLPRLRRGEGGGVVAGRAPGRASDYVRDNELAGGTRLTYNHRAREHPMEKDRKLFSEVMEPGDTGWDVKYRTDYGHLIEYNVGTEENPAFKDKYRMLHWDQPSPTIVAHLAKDGNSFILPDYYEYARPDESKQDSSRSRGITPREAARLQSFPDSYVFLGPFTSQFRQIGNAVPPLLGERIASILGEYLTDAPGLETEATEAAVASTDD
- a CDS encoding helicase-related protein, with protein sequence MTDCDCGFEVSDMVSFAGGQGEISKIDHRETGPCLLHIHTEDGLEKRPSSMNIEKLDTGVDLLGKGEFDSPERFDLRLKAAELGLAHRQDRFVALTGSRIDIEPYQVQAAYEVLNSLDHRYLIGDEVGLGKTIEAAIVIEELIARGRADRVLIVTPAPLTVQWQEEMRDKFDRDYQIYDRGYVEAKRKAHPNENVWTHDDRIITSIDFAKQDDLLAALQNLEQEWDIAVFDESHHLTARRKGNNTKETTERYRVGKAVARNSEGLLFLTGTPHKGKADQFYFMMDLLAPYRFRDEHDITPDALDDLMIRRLKEDMYEPDGSRMFPEKNIETLPVSFTDEERALYDNVTDYISEHYNLAEREDNNAVGFAMAIYQKRLVSSIYAIRKSLKKRLETLKSGGKDPDDLSSLVKSLLDQYRTDPEMLTDAQRERVEEELGEVTLGQGGGAIEQELDIVRDLYNQAKSIQTDSKAERLREFVDGVLGEDPDEKVLIFTEYTDTLEYLRERVFSNHDVAQIYGDLSQDQRRRELEKFRDEANIMLATDAAREGLNLQFAHIMVNYDLPWNPIRIDQRIGRLHRYGQEHTVEIRNLFVSDTRESDILEVLMEKVEEIESTLGMSSDVLGMVLDEFDLENQIMTAIAKDQSVEQFAEMVDETVEEHEDAIRRIEEDFLIRDRFDLSAEDREILDVIEESRTEQVSETDIETLVRSFFDLFDGEIRGTHPGPAREGGDVFQLIVPDVIDGGEVESRYDRATFSRDLAQEDDELTFLALDHPLVQNIVEFCLRADAVGGQTAVRVGSEETPTPGLLCNYRLGYQSGRGDTVTERLAQIYVQPDGTITENPEIVGGIPPGDAPGFEEVATVSEVADDLIEVAETEAWERVNELAEEAQSERSREIEIKRKHARRYFESRIEEQEERLERYRQRASDPEEDVQVLVNQTERKLADLRSEREAELSRLEEEEVVVPEEPELVNAAVVIGM